One stretch of Oncorhynchus keta strain PuntledgeMale-10-30-2019 chromosome 18, Oket_V2, whole genome shotgun sequence DNA includes these proteins:
- the LOC118396923 gene encoding uncharacterized protein LOC118396923: MLIFAHLPLLLLLGNQDSVTCIDLEKQHEVIYAVVGEPLVLNCTYNCSSGFVRGHWIKVSDCPHCHRPRETKNVTKNGDLCRLPLYFPHLSTEDFRYNYTCFSEDHESKHLSRKIEVLVSLQAQGRHSAPATMVTTEVSVTALSNHEDSIIDNEEFTVVKVLATVTVIVAAVLAAVAVYLCMSRNRYCKGKPAVICTGTTSREGSSVGRSTTGACLTNCERVALRITPADCQSDHEVPYADIMITMRGASTPELTQISYLAPGDHRERWREEAGPEARSTLQASRSADRLHVQPREVSRKMSTNSEYAVITYS; the protein is encoded by the exons ATGCTAATCTTTGCCCATTTGCCATTGCTGCTTCTTTTGGGAAACCAAG ATTCAGTAACCTGTATCGACCTGGAGAAACAGCATGAAGTCATCTATGCAGTAGTTGGAGAACCTCTAGTATTGAACTGCACCTACAACTGCTCATCTGGATTTGTCCGTGGTCACTGGATCAAAGTCTCAGACTGTCCTCATTGTCATAGGCCAAGAGAAACAAAAAATGTCACAAAGAATGGTGACCTCTGCAGACTACCATTGTATTTTCCACATCTGTCCACAGAAGATTTTCGGTATAACTATACCTGCTTTTCTGAAGATCACGAAAGCAAACATTTATCACGCAAGATAGAGGTTTTGGTATCACTGCAGGCACAAG GTCGACATAGTGCCCCGGCCACAATGGTCACTACTG AGGTATCGGTGACAGCGTTGAGTAACCACGAAGACTCAATAATAGATAATG AGGAATTCACAGTTGTCAAAGTGTTGGCAACAGTGACAGTTATTGTGGCTGCTGTGTTGGCAGCTGTGGCTGTCTACTTATGTATGAGCCGCAATCGATATTGCAAAG GAAAACCTGCTGTTATCTGTACAGG CACAACATCAAGAGAAGGATCTAGTGTTGGAAGGTCGACAACAG GTGCGTGCTTAACTAATTGTGAGAGGGTGGCACTGAGAATAACTCCAGCTG ATTGCCAGAGTGATCATGAGGTTCCTTATGCTGACATAATGATTACTATGCGAGGGGCCAGCACACCTGAACTCACACAGATCTCCTACCTGGCACCGGGGGACCATAGAGAG aggtggagagaagaggcagGCCCTGAAGCTAGGTCCACCCTGCAGGCCTCCCGCTCAGCTGATAGACTGCATGTCCAGCCCCGAGAGGTCTCCAGGAAGATGAGCACAAACTCTGAGTACGCTGTCATCACCTACTCTTAA
- the nrgna gene encoding neurogranin (protein kinase C substrate, RC3) a: protein MDCHIEECSQPQEEEDIMDIPLDDPEANKAAAKIQAGFRGHMTRKKIKPSDKPEGEDEEVSSSGEALNGNQGDTVSGGSEGVERDDTSVPEQ from the exons ATGGACTGCCACATT GAAGAATGCAGCCAAccccaggaggaggaggacatcaTGGACATACCTTTGGATGACCCCGAGGCCAACAAGGCAGCTGCCAAGATCCAGGCTGGCTTCCGTGGTCACATGACCAGGAAGAAGATTAAGCCTTCTGACAAGcctgagggggaggatgaggaagtgaGCAGCAGTGGTGAGGCCCTCAACGGAAACCAGGGGGACACAG TATCAGGAGGatcagagggagtagagagagatgaCACATCTGTGCCGGAACAGTGA